One window from the genome of Marinobacter sp. es.048 encodes:
- a CDS encoding substrate-binding periplasmic protein produces the protein MNLRLALSLTLILASPVCQAQPPTLNLYTFESPPYQVASQGKDGANRISGETADTVVCAANRAGWATRIRITPQNRAMHSLERNMIDGYFAIDPSAELDNIAKRSDPVALEKWYFFTRGDQLVSDNLRIGVVDGSNEEAWLEANDYSVFLSVTSASQLLALLKRERIDAALMDERVMNGLLLENGGPGMVLERHFVRYAPLYLYLSESFASSYPEFLGTFNRTLNSCMAGHLALSDEEERRIRTLSENLISEVSSALDIPQIIASGPRQESFTDVMTQDSMWQAMAPFASTQLADRILALAGSRTLHGWKVAQGGLVTEAMIMNSMGTLAAMSQLTTDYWQGDEAKFQKVLDATRQGLKGMEALYISPIRYDASTSRFQVTVSAPVSPISDGVPLGVLMLGLDAEDALRALERP, from the coding sequence ATGAACCTTCGACTCGCTCTGAGTCTGACACTGATACTGGCTTCACCCGTGTGTCAGGCCCAGCCTCCGACACTGAACCTATACACCTTCGAAAGCCCACCCTATCAGGTGGCAAGCCAGGGGAAGGATGGAGCCAATCGAATTTCCGGTGAAACCGCAGACACGGTGGTTTGTGCCGCTAATCGCGCTGGCTGGGCGACACGCATCCGGATTACGCCCCAGAATCGCGCCATGCACTCGCTGGAACGCAACATGATCGATGGCTATTTTGCCATTGATCCCTCTGCAGAGCTGGACAACATAGCAAAACGCAGCGATCCGGTGGCTCTGGAGAAGTGGTACTTCTTTACCAGAGGCGACCAACTCGTCAGCGATAATCTGAGGATCGGGGTTGTTGATGGCAGCAATGAAGAAGCCTGGCTGGAAGCCAATGACTATTCGGTTTTTCTCAGCGTTACCTCGGCTTCGCAACTTCTCGCCCTTCTGAAGCGTGAGCGTATTGATGCGGCTCTGATGGATGAACGTGTCATGAACGGCCTGCTCCTGGAAAACGGAGGGCCTGGCATGGTTCTGGAGCGACATTTCGTTCGCTACGCGCCGCTTTACCTTTATCTCAGCGAATCCTTTGCTTCCAGCTATCCGGAGTTTCTTGGCACCTTCAATCGCACGCTGAACAGTTGCATGGCCGGTCACCTCGCCCTGTCGGACGAGGAAGAACGTCGTATCCGGACCCTCTCGGAAAACCTGATCAGCGAGGTCAGCAGCGCTCTGGATATCCCACAGATTATCGCTTCGGGCCCGAGACAGGAAAGCTTCACAGACGTGATGACTCAGGACAGCATGTGGCAGGCTATGGCACCGTTTGCCTCCACGCAACTGGCCGACCGGATTCTTGCTCTGGCGGGCTCGCGAACCTTGCATGGCTGGAAAGTGGCGCAAGGCGGCCTCGTTACGGAGGCCATGATCATGAATAGCATGGGAACTCTGGCGGCGATGAGCCAACTTACCACCGATTACTGGCAAGGAGATGAAGCCAAGTTTCAGAAAGTGCTGGACGCCACCCGCCAAGGTCTCAAGGGAATGGAGGCGCTGTATATTTCACCAATCCGCTACGACGCCTCCACGTCCCGATTTCAGGTCACCGTAAGCGCTCCGGTCAGCCCGATTTCCGATGGCGTTCCTCTCGGCGTCCTCATGTTGGGGCTGGATGCCGAAGACGCATTACGTGCCCTCGAACGCCCCTGA
- a CDS encoding FAD-binding domain-containing protein, with protein sequence MTTLVWFKRDLRTRDHAPLVAAASLDESVIPLYVIEDEYWQLPDTSGRQWAFIRDSLDDLDRQLRKAGSQLLVMRGSVIDALKQLRTHHGINRIFCHQETGGQWTFERDKAVIGWCSENQVEFREWNQFGVVRRLSDRDVWDRAWTELMRQPVLEAPAAIPKSATLQAVSTGNTGQGFAVPDECPDRQIGGSARGEKLLASFLDRRCVGYQFNISSPNTAVWACSRLSPHIAYGTVSLREIYQQAKATGNHRNTLPRKKKSLTSFRSRLHWHCHFIQKLEDEPDLEFRAMHREMEALKAGPNDTERLQRWREGQTGWPLVDASMRALSHSGWINFRMRAMLMAIASYQLWLHWRDPALHLAQLFTDFEPGIHYSQTQMQSGLTGINALRIYNPVLQSQKLDPDGEFIRQWLPELAGVPREMIHTPWLMTPVQKERYGGNTYISPVCDHEQAARVARKAVGDFRKQQVSQEETRRVLNRHGSRKGLVQKRPKVQSETHSDQLSLFD encoded by the coding sequence ATGACGACCTTGGTCTGGTTCAAACGCGATCTGCGTACCCGGGATCATGCACCCCTTGTGGCAGCAGCCAGTCTGGACGAATCGGTGATACCGCTGTATGTCATCGAGGACGAGTACTGGCAACTGCCGGACACCAGCGGTCGACAGTGGGCGTTTATCAGGGACTCTCTGGACGATCTGGATCGACAGCTGCGAAAGGCCGGTAGCCAGCTGCTGGTGATGCGAGGGTCAGTAATCGATGCGCTGAAGCAGCTTCGGACCCATCACGGCATCAACCGGATATTCTGCCATCAGGAAACCGGCGGACAATGGACCTTCGAGCGTGACAAGGCGGTCATTGGCTGGTGCTCGGAGAACCAGGTGGAATTCCGGGAGTGGAACCAGTTCGGTGTGGTTCGACGCCTGAGTGACCGGGATGTCTGGGACAGGGCCTGGACCGAGCTGATGCGGCAACCAGTGCTCGAGGCTCCGGCTGCAATCCCGAAATCGGCCACCCTTCAGGCCGTTTCCACTGGCAACACTGGCCAGGGCTTCGCAGTGCCTGATGAGTGTCCGGACCGCCAGATTGGCGGCAGTGCGAGAGGCGAAAAGCTTCTCGCCTCTTTCCTGGATCGCCGCTGCGTCGGCTACCAGTTCAACATTTCCAGCCCGAATACTGCGGTCTGGGCCTGCTCGCGCCTGAGCCCCCATATCGCCTATGGCACCGTCAGCCTGAGGGAAATCTACCAGCAGGCAAAGGCTACCGGCAATCACCGCAATACCCTGCCCCGGAAAAAGAAAAGCCTGACCAGTTTCCGGTCCCGGCTGCACTGGCACTGCCACTTCATCCAGAAACTGGAGGACGAACCGGACCTGGAATTCCGGGCGATGCACCGTGAAATGGAGGCACTGAAAGCGGGGCCCAATGATACCGAACGGCTGCAGCGCTGGCGGGAAGGCCAGACCGGCTGGCCTCTGGTGGACGCCAGCATGCGCGCTCTCAGCCATAGCGGCTGGATCAACTTCCGGATGAGGGCCATGCTGATGGCAATCGCCAGCTATCAGCTGTGGCTACACTGGCGCGATCCGGCCCTTCATCTTGCCCAGCTGTTTACCGATTTCGAGCCGGGCATTCACTACTCCCAGACCCAGATGCAGTCCGGCCTGACCGGCATCAACGCCTTGAGAATCTACAACCCGGTGTTGCAGAGCCAGAAACTGGACCCGGACGGTGAGTTTATCCGGCAGTGGCTACCGGAACTGGCCGGCGTGCCCAGAGAAATGATCCACACACCCTGGTTGATGACACCGGTCCAGAAAGAGCGTTACGGCGGCAACACCTACATCTCGCCGGTGTGTGATCACGAGCAGGCCGCCCGGGTCGCTCGCAAGGCGGTTGGCGACTTTCGCAAGCAGCAGGTCAGCCAGGAAGAAACCCGGCGGGTTCTGAATCGCCATGGCAGCCGCAAAGGTCTCGTTCAGAAGCGACCCAAAGTGCAATCTGAAACCCATTCTGATCAGTTGTCGCTCTTCGACTAG
- a CDS encoding cytochrome c oxidase assembly protein — protein sequence MPVSSYLLPYDFSPLTLLSYMLVLGFYGVALLRMPEQDRPGSGRIVTFTLGVMLCYAVMQTRFDYYSQYMFFVHRGQHLILHHLGPILIALSNPLPVMRFWYQKMSPPVRYWLQPLGWIYRILQQPLIASVLFVGLIYFWLWPPIHFDAMLSRQLYWIMNWSMLLDGLLFWWLIFDPRSPAVTNALGYGKRILLLALVAIPQMILGAWIVFSRGMVYDVYEVCGRAWPMPPETDQLLGGLLTWIPPAMMSIVGILIVLRRAMHEDGKFPKRRSLAGGNA from the coding sequence ATGCCAGTATCGAGCTACCTGCTGCCCTACGATTTTTCGCCTCTGACCCTGCTCAGTTACATGCTGGTGCTCGGGTTCTATGGTGTTGCGCTGCTGAGAATGCCAGAGCAAGACCGGCCGGGATCGGGCCGGATCGTCACTTTTACGCTCGGGGTCATGCTCTGCTATGCAGTGATGCAGACCCGCTTTGACTACTACTCCCAGTACATGTTTTTCGTCCATCGGGGGCAGCATCTGATTCTTCACCACCTGGGGCCCATTCTGATTGCGCTGTCCAATCCGCTGCCCGTGATGCGATTCTGGTATCAGAAGATGTCACCGCCGGTGCGTTACTGGCTGCAGCCGCTGGGCTGGATTTACCGGATCCTGCAGCAACCCCTCATCGCCTCGGTTCTGTTCGTGGGGCTGATCTATTTCTGGCTCTGGCCGCCCATCCATTTTGACGCCATGCTCAGCCGGCAGCTCTACTGGATCATGAACTGGAGCATGCTACTGGATGGCCTGCTGTTCTGGTGGCTGATCTTCGATCCCCGCAGTCCTGCAGTCACAAATGCGCTTGGCTACGGAAAACGTATCCTGCTGCTGGCGTTGGTGGCGATACCCCAGATGATTCTTGGCGCCTGGATCGTGTTTTCCAGGGGCATGGTGTATGACGTCTACGAAGTCTGCGGCCGGGCATGGCCCATGCCTCCGGAAACGGACCAGTTGCTGGGCGGCCTGCTGACCTGGATTCCCCCGGCCATGATGAGCATCGTAGGCATCCTGATTGTGCTTCGCCGGGCCATGCATGAAGATGGCAAATTCCCGAAAAGACGCTCTCTGGCGGGAGGTAACGCATGA
- a CDS encoding DUF2256 domain-containing protein — translation MPHKKLNLPEKICPVCQRPFAWRKKWAKDWDNVRYCSERCRRDRNPQP, via the coding sequence GTGCCCCACAAAAAACTCAATCTCCCGGAGAAAATCTGCCCGGTTTGCCAGCGCCCCTTTGCCTGGCGCAAAAAATGGGCGAAAGACTGGGACAACGTCCGCTATTGCAGTGAACGCTGCCGACGAGACAGGAATCCACAGCCATGA
- a CDS encoding cryptochrome/photolyase family protein: MANLILILGDQLTRDISALDDADRDRDLVVMAEVHDEASYTNHHKKKIVLLFSAMRHFAQQLESDGWHVHYQAYHPDNEHQSLEAVVGEQVKRIGAEKVITTECGEWRLHEQISGWHERLGVPVEIRPDARFIATKREFADWAEGRKQLRMEFFYREMRRKTGLLMTAEGEPEGGQWNFDADNRKKWTGKPPAPAPFRIEPDGMTQDVISLVDEHFRDHFGTTDDFHFAVTAEDAQAALEHFIDFALPCFGDYQDAISDTEDWLFHSILSPYINSGLQDPVTVCEAAAQAWYSGRAPINAVEGFIRQILGWREFVRGIYWMNMPGYAKENRLGNTRALPWFYWTGDTKMRCMHKAIDATRRNAYAHHIQRLMVTGNFALLAGIKPEEICDWYLAVYADAYDWVELPNVLGMVMHADGGYLGSKPYAASGKYIQRMSDHCANCHYKVNKATEDDACPFNALYWHFIDRHRDDFAKNPRMGMMYRNWEKQKPEKREALLRRAGDLLANLEQL, translated from the coding sequence ATGGCAAACCTGATCCTGATCCTCGGCGACCAATTAACGAGAGACATCAGCGCCCTCGATGACGCCGACCGAGACCGGGATCTGGTGGTGATGGCGGAGGTTCATGACGAGGCGAGCTACACCAACCACCACAAGAAGAAAATCGTGCTGCTGTTCAGCGCCATGCGCCACTTCGCACAGCAACTGGAGAGCGATGGCTGGCACGTTCATTACCAGGCCTATCACCCGGACAACGAACACCAGAGCCTTGAAGCAGTGGTTGGCGAACAGGTAAAGCGGATCGGTGCAGAGAAAGTGATCACCACTGAGTGTGGCGAATGGCGGTTGCATGAACAGATCAGTGGATGGCATGAACGCCTTGGGGTGCCGGTGGAGATCCGGCCGGATGCACGGTTTATTGCCACCAAACGGGAATTTGCCGACTGGGCGGAAGGCCGCAAGCAATTGCGTATGGAGTTTTTCTACCGGGAGATGCGTCGCAAGACCGGTTTGCTGATGACCGCCGAGGGCGAACCGGAGGGCGGGCAGTGGAACTTTGACGCAGATAACCGGAAGAAATGGACCGGGAAGCCGCCGGCACCCGCGCCATTCCGGATAGAGCCAGATGGCATGACTCAGGATGTGATCAGCCTGGTGGACGAGCATTTCAGAGATCACTTCGGCACTACAGACGACTTCCACTTTGCCGTGACGGCCGAGGACGCGCAGGCGGCGCTCGAGCACTTCATCGACTTTGCCCTGCCCTGCTTCGGCGACTATCAGGACGCGATTTCAGACACCGAAGACTGGCTGTTCCATTCCATTCTGTCGCCCTACATTAATTCCGGGCTGCAGGATCCGGTGACGGTTTGCGAGGCTGCGGCCCAGGCGTGGTATTCGGGCCGGGCTCCGATCAATGCCGTGGAAGGGTTTATCCGGCAGATTCTGGGCTGGCGCGAATTCGTGCGGGGTATCTACTGGATGAACATGCCGGGGTATGCGAAAGAGAACCGCCTGGGCAACACCCGTGCCCTGCCCTGGTTCTACTGGACCGGTGACACAAAAATGCGCTGCATGCACAAGGCCATCGATGCCACCCGCCGCAACGCCTACGCCCACCACATCCAACGATTAATGGTTACCGGCAACTTCGCGTTGCTGGCGGGCATCAAGCCGGAGGAAATCTGCGACTGGTACCTGGCGGTGTACGCCGATGCCTACGACTGGGTGGAACTGCCCAACGTTCTGGGCATGGTGATGCATGCCGATGGCGGCTATCTGGGCTCAAAGCCCTACGCCGCCAGCGGCAAGTATATCCAGCGCATGTCCGACCACTGCGCCAACTGCCACTACAAAGTGAACAAGGCCACCGAAGATGACGCCTGCCCGTTCAACGCCCTGTACTGGCATTTCATCGATCGCCATCGGGACGACTTCGCCAAAAACCCGCGGATGGGCATGATGTACCGGAACTGGGAAAAGCAGAAACCGGAAAAGCGGGAGGCGCTGCTCCGGCGCGCCGGGGATTTACTGGCGAATCTGGAGCAGCTCTAG
- a CDS encoding universal stress protein: MYRKLLIAIDPEDDGEGKRALEAAMDLLAEDGELHLASVYSPGGAGFFPHVTEESPEQKEAEVREVLDLLVRKYLPLNRNASLHVVAGNTGEKLVGLAGQLCADLLLLISRGSSGHWPLRRATVEYVSVNAPCSVLVLPSLEKAEPEAREEHSD; this comes from the coding sequence ATGTATCGGAAACTGTTGATCGCAATTGATCCTGAGGACGACGGCGAGGGCAAGCGGGCCCTGGAGGCCGCCATGGATTTGCTGGCCGAAGATGGTGAACTCCACTTGGCCAGTGTCTACAGCCCCGGCGGCGCGGGGTTCTTCCCACATGTAACGGAGGAGTCTCCGGAGCAGAAAGAGGCCGAGGTCCGGGAAGTGCTGGATCTTCTCGTTCGAAAATATCTACCCCTGAACCGCAATGCGAGCCTTCATGTTGTTGCAGGAAACACGGGCGAAAAACTGGTGGGTCTGGCCGGTCAACTATGTGCCGACTTGCTGTTGCTTATATCCCGTGGCAGCAGCGGGCACTGGCCACTGCGCCGGGCCACTGTTGAGTACGTCTCGGTGAATGCCCCTTGTTCGGTACTGGTACTGCCGTCGCTGGAAAAGGCCGAGCCGGAGGCACGGGAAGAGCACAGCGACTGA
- a CDS encoding SCO family protein has protein sequence MSRIRLLWLIFVALMFTGCAGNEKGWHGKDISGLMPELEFKLEGTDGNTVTPADSRGTIRLLYFGFTSCPDVCPTTLTDLRRSVRQLPEEYRDDVTTLFVSVDPRRDTPERLGSYVDFFGDRVVGMTAEEPALRELTKRYRTTFGYDKPDASGNYNVSHSSAVYVFDRSGNARLLLRPGLSPEQISEDLAQLARESNS, from the coding sequence ATGAGCAGAATACGGCTACTCTGGCTGATTTTCGTGGCACTGATGTTCACCGGCTGCGCCGGAAATGAAAAAGGCTGGCATGGCAAGGACATCTCAGGCCTGATGCCCGAGCTTGAGTTCAAGCTCGAGGGCACCGATGGGAATACCGTGACCCCGGCTGACTCACGAGGCACCATTCGGCTGCTCTACTTCGGCTTCACCTCCTGCCCGGATGTTTGTCCGACCACGCTGACCGATCTTCGCCGGTCCGTTCGGCAACTGCCCGAAGAGTACCGGGACGATGTAACAACCCTGTTCGTCAGCGTTGACCCGCGCAGGGATACCCCGGAACGCCTCGGCAGCTACGTGGATTTTTTCGGTGATCGGGTTGTTGGCATGACAGCGGAAGAGCCCGCGCTTCGAGAGCTCACCAAACGCTATCGAACAACCTTCGGTTACGACAAGCCCGACGCCAGTGGCAACTACAACGTCTCCCACAGCAGCGCCGTTTATGTGTTCGATCGCAGTGGCAACGCCCGGCTGCTGCTACGCCCCGGCCTGTCGCCCGAGCAGATCAGTGAAGATCTGGCCCAACTTGCCCGGGAATCAAACTCCTGA
- a CDS encoding BCCT family transporter, protein MLERLQRRLGLQTIPGVFFTSAGIATFFVALAVPFDQVVANSFELLTGWVARNLGWFYILAVSALLIFLLGLAVSRYGNIRLGADDSRPDYSNLTWFTMLFAAGIGTILMFWGVAEPVSHFANPPFEGVKSGSERAASDAMTIALYHFGLHTWTIFAMPGLAIGYFAYRHNLPMRISSLFYPILGKRAFGPWGWAVDVIAVLGTLFGVATSLGLGTLQLNSGLNYLFGTPSTGVIQVLLIAVITSIAATSVALGLDKGVRRLSQLNILLAMALLAFVLAVGPTVFIAEGMVQGVGNYFDALPWLAFWTETFRETDWQRQWTLFYWAWTISWAPYVGIFIARISRGRTIREFVAGVLFAPTAFTLVWFGIFGLSAIQVEMTGQIALAEQVQQDPSVAIFAFLEAFPFADVASALSVVIIVIFFTTSSDSASLVIDMLTRRDDQPSLVRQRIFWAAAQGVIAATLLLAGGLDALQNVITSLGLPFCILLIFMAVALFKALRADYRGYSMSELVRGRAFPEVEAIPETTQEKDYVSETVDRN, encoded by the coding sequence GTGCTGGAGCGGCTGCAACGCCGATTGGGACTGCAGACCATACCGGGGGTGTTTTTCACTTCGGCCGGGATAGCGACCTTTTTTGTCGCTTTGGCCGTCCCGTTTGATCAGGTCGTCGCAAACAGTTTCGAACTGCTCACTGGCTGGGTAGCCCGAAACCTTGGCTGGTTTTATATTCTCGCCGTCAGCGCCCTGCTGATATTTCTGCTTGGGCTAGCGGTCAGTCGTTATGGCAATATCCGTCTCGGCGCGGATGACAGCCGTCCTGATTATTCCAACCTGACCTGGTTCACCATGCTGTTCGCCGCGGGTATCGGCACTATACTCATGTTCTGGGGTGTGGCAGAGCCGGTGTCCCATTTTGCCAACCCGCCTTTTGAGGGCGTGAAGTCGGGGTCGGAGCGGGCGGCCAGTGATGCCATGACCATCGCGCTCTACCACTTTGGCCTGCATACCTGGACCATCTTTGCCATGCCGGGGCTGGCGATAGGTTACTTCGCCTACCGTCACAACTTGCCCATGCGGATCAGCAGTCTGTTTTATCCTATCCTCGGAAAGCGCGCGTTTGGTCCCTGGGGTTGGGCCGTCGATGTCATAGCTGTCCTAGGCACTCTATTTGGTGTGGCAACCTCTCTGGGGCTCGGGACTCTGCAATTGAACAGTGGACTGAACTATCTGTTTGGGACGCCCTCCACCGGCGTGATTCAGGTCCTGCTTATCGCGGTCATCACCAGCATCGCGGCCACCTCGGTGGCCTTGGGTCTGGATAAGGGCGTTCGCCGGCTATCCCAGCTCAACATTTTACTGGCCATGGCCCTGCTTGCGTTTGTGCTTGCTGTCGGGCCCACGGTATTTATTGCCGAGGGTATGGTTCAGGGCGTCGGGAACTATTTTGACGCGCTGCCGTGGCTGGCATTCTGGACCGAGACCTTTCGGGAGACTGACTGGCAACGGCAGTGGACGCTGTTCTACTGGGCCTGGACTATCTCCTGGGCGCCCTATGTAGGCATTTTCATTGCCCGGATTTCCCGGGGTCGGACCATCCGCGAGTTTGTTGCGGGTGTGCTGTTTGCCCCCACGGCCTTTACGCTGGTGTGGTTCGGGATCTTCGGTTTATCGGCCATCCAGGTGGAAATGACGGGTCAGATTGCGCTGGCAGAGCAGGTGCAGCAGGATCCTTCCGTGGCAATTTTTGCCTTCCTTGAGGCTTTTCCGTTTGCCGACGTGGCATCTGCGCTAAGTGTTGTCATCATCGTCATTTTCTTTACGACGTCGTCCGATTCTGCCTCCCTGGTAATCGATATGCTGACTCGCCGGGATGACCAACCGTCGCTGGTGCGCCAACGCATATTTTGGGCGGCAGCGCAGGGGGTTATTGCTGCTACCCTTTTGCTGGCTGGCGGGCTGGACGCCTTGCAGAACGTGATTACCTCGCTGGGTTTGCCTTTCTGCATTTTGCTGATTTTCATGGCGGTGGCCCTTTTCAAGGCGCTTCGGGCAGATTATCGAGGCTACAGCATGAGCGAACTGGTTCGGGGACGGGCCTTCCCGGAGGTGGAAGCCATCCCCGAAACCACACAGGAGAAAGACTATGTATCGGAAACTGTTGATCGCAATTGA
- a CDS encoding HAD family hydrolase translates to MARFCDSISAPSVLIFDWHGTLVDTHDAMFSAMEDMLPQLEDLGLVERLLPEDKCRTADDARLVRYIRIFRRLHPRILAERRVSRTDIFNAIFGDDKEAKLIAHKAYNEAYRRYFGQVKPFQPGAYEYLSSLKAMGIRLAVSTNRNREFLDRELQTVDEGRWRKLFDATVCADDVTEYKPDPEVILKALEKLDLPADERAWYVGDSYVDMLTANKAGVSGVFYNGACWESGRIDSWFSHRDAPAAILDSFEDLLDLLALLERNQPEAFEQAPAEVRPRPFPPPPRPEPRIEPDWHPAVVKLIRPAVILFDWHATLVDTLDAMYHAVDDMLPDFHKLNLMDRMVAPEDSKTPEDVKLVAYVREFAKLHPKVKADRKISRTDIFEVLFGDDQEAKQIAHQAFNHHYRKHYGTVKAYEPKVREVLDGLRRMGIQVGVITNRDREFFEHELAAVEDTGWTHLFDVDVCGDDTPLRKPHPDQLLLAVQKLDYPPDPSVWYVGDSTTDVIAAKRAGLTSVFFNGAQWDLPWLNKIFPGTHKHPDKPDVVVNDFSEFWALVLACEVGPP, encoded by the coding sequence ATGGCCCGATTCTGCGATTCCATTTCAGCGCCGTCGGTGCTGATCTTTGACTGGCACGGCACGCTGGTAGACACCCACGATGCCATGTTCAGTGCCATGGAGGACATGTTGCCGCAGCTCGAGGACCTGGGTCTGGTGGAACGGCTGCTGCCGGAGGATAAATGCCGCACGGCAGACGACGCGCGCCTGGTGCGTTACATCCGTATTTTCCGGCGCCTGCATCCGCGTATTCTGGCGGAACGCCGAGTATCGCGGACAGACATTTTTAATGCCATCTTCGGCGATGACAAAGAAGCCAAACTGATCGCCCACAAGGCCTATAACGAGGCCTATCGGCGATACTTCGGTCAGGTAAAGCCGTTCCAGCCTGGTGCCTACGAATACCTTTCATCCCTGAAAGCCATGGGTATCCGGCTGGCGGTATCCACCAATCGGAACCGGGAGTTTCTGGACCGGGAGCTTCAAACGGTGGATGAGGGCCGGTGGCGGAAACTGTTTGATGCCACAGTGTGTGCCGATGACGTAACCGAGTACAAACCTGACCCCGAGGTGATTCTCAAAGCGCTCGAGAAGCTCGACTTGCCAGCGGATGAAAGAGCCTGGTATGTCGGTGACAGTTATGTCGACATGCTCACCGCCAACAAGGCCGGCGTGTCCGGCGTGTTCTACAATGGTGCCTGTTGGGAATCCGGCCGAATCGACAGTTGGTTTTCTCATAGAGACGCGCCTGCGGCCATTCTGGACAGTTTTGAGGACCTGCTGGATCTGCTGGCCCTGCTCGAGCGGAACCAGCCGGAAGCCTTTGAGCAGGCGCCGGCAGAAGTTCGGCCGCGGCCTTTCCCGCCACCCCCGCGCCCGGAGCCAAGGATCGAGCCGGACTGGCACCCGGCAGTCGTCAAGCTCATTCGCCCTGCGGTCATCCTGTTCGACTGGCACGCCACACTGGTGGATACTCTGGACGCCATGTACCACGCGGTGGATGACATGCTGCCGGATTTTCACAAGCTGAACTTGATGGACCGTATGGTGGCGCCGGAAGACAGCAAAACCCCGGAAGATGTGAAGCTGGTTGCGTATGTCCGGGAGTTTGCGAAGTTGCATCCAAAAGTGAAAGCGGACCGGAAAATTTCCCGAACCGATATCTTCGAGGTGCTGTTCGGAGACGATCAGGAAGCCAAACAGATCGCCCACCAGGCGTTTAATCACCACTATCGAAAACACTACGGAACCGTAAAAGCCTATGAACCGAAGGTGCGCGAAGTTCTGGACGGATTGAGGCGCATGGGCATCCAGGTGGGTGTCATTACCAACCGGGATCGCGAGTTTTTCGAGCATGAACTGGCGGCCGTGGAAGACACCGGCTGGACCCATCTTTTTGATGTCGACGTCTGCGGCGACGACACGCCCCTGCGCAAACCCCATCCGGATCAGCTTCTGCTGGCGGTTCAGAAACTGGATTATCCTCCGGACCCGAGCGTCTGGTACGTGGGCGACAGCACCACCGATGTGATCGCTGCAAAACGAGCGGGCCTGACCTCGGTGTTTTTCAACGGGGCCCAGTGGGATTTACCCTGGCTGAACAAGATTTTCCCCGGCACCCACAAACACCCGGACAAGCCGGATGTGGTGGTTAATGATTTCTCGGAGTTCTGGGCTCTCGTGTTGGCCTGCGAAGTGGGGCCGCCATAA